The proteins below come from a single Dasypus novemcinctus isolate mDasNov1 chromosome 22, mDasNov1.1.hap2, whole genome shotgun sequence genomic window:
- the LOC105744275 gene encoding LOW QUALITY PROTEIN: olfactory receptor 6P1-like (The sequence of the model RefSeq protein was modified relative to this genomic sequence to represent the inferred CDS: substituted 1 base at 1 genomic stop codon), whose product MDVKNQTTVRMFIFLGFSSVPHPQLTLFLMFLIVYLLSFTGNALIIYIVLMESTLQTPMYIFLGNLAFLEIWYSTATVPKLLATCLSQVVTISVSGCITQXYFFFSMGAAECILLAVIAYDRYLAICSPLCYAVLMSVDICLRFSAGSWVGGFLAPLLPAILISHLNFCGPQKINHFFCDSDPIYNFSCSDTFLAEALGYTCSSVVILSSFLLTMSSYGQIVVTIVRMSSQVAWKKTFSTIASHLTVVTIYYGTIIFAYVRPPATYNFNMWKVVSVFYCVVTPLINPLIYTLRNKDVKKAFSNVLAQRRLLLT is encoded by the coding sequence ATGGATGTAAAAAACCAAACGACTGTGAGGATGTTCATTTTCCTTGGGTTTTCCAGTGTTCCCCATCCACAGCTCACATTATTTTTGATGTTTCTCATTGTGTACCTTCTCTCCTTCACAGGAAACGCtcttataatttacattgttctCATGGAATCCACACTTCAGACACCGATGTACATTTTCTTAGGAAATTTGGCCTTCTTAGAAATCTGGTACTCCACAGCGACAGTGCCTAAACTGCTGGCTACCTGCCTATCACAGGTTGTCACCATCTCTGTTTCAGGTTGTATAACCCAGTAGTACTTCTTTTTCTCCATGGGGGCTGCTGAGTGCATTCTGCTAGCTGTGATAGCCTATGACCGGTACCTGGCAATATGTAGCCCTCTATGCTACGCAGTCCTCATGAGTGTTGATATTTGCCTAAGGTTTTCAGCTGGATCTTGGGTTGGGGGCTTCCTTGCCCCTCTCCTACCTGCCATACTTATCTCTCACCTCAACTTCTGTGGCCCCCAGAAGATCAATCATTTCTTTTGTGACTCAGACCCCATTTACAACTTCTCATGCTCAGATACATTCCTAGCAGAGGCCTTGGGCTATACATGTAGCTCTGTGGTGATTTTAAGTTCTTTCCTACTTACCATGTCCTCCTATGGCCAAATTGTGGTCACAATAGTAAGAATGTCTTCCCAGGTGGCTTGGAAGAAAACTTTCTCCACCATTGCCTCACACCTCACGGTGGTCACCATCTATTATGGCACCATCATTTTTGCCTATGTCCGGCCTCCAGCCACATATAATTTCAACATGTGGAAAGTGGTGTCAGTGTTTTACTGTGTGGTCACCCCATTGATAAATCCTCTCATCTACACCTTGAGAAACAAAGATGTGAAGAAAGCTTTCAGCAATGTTCTAGCACAAAGGAGATTGCTCTTAACTTGA